The following coding sequences lie in one Alloacidobacterium dinghuense genomic window:
- a CDS encoding M48 family metallopeptidase, with the protein MNPELSRLFEEEYRAIRPRAPIPPIHVRFYRFTSLNTTIRLREGQIKVHLSDLLEGAPDTVLRAIAHILLAKLYRKPLDPSHNARYRRFASSEGVLRQTERIRQTRGRKKISTAKGDYYDLDEVFETLNRRFFHGLLGRPLLTWSEHKARRLLGHYDAAHNTIMVSRVFDRKNTPRYAIEYLMYHEMLHLRHPVKVRRGRRCVHPREFQADEKLFPELEQAKAYLKML; encoded by the coding sequence GTGAACCCCGAGCTTTCGCGTTTGTTTGAAGAAGAGTATCGCGCCATCCGTCCGCGCGCTCCTATTCCACCTATCCATGTTCGCTTCTACCGATTCACGAGCCTGAACACAACCATTCGCCTGCGTGAAGGCCAGATCAAAGTCCACCTTTCCGATCTTCTCGAAGGTGCGCCCGACACAGTCCTGCGAGCAATCGCGCACATCCTGCTTGCCAAGCTCTACCGCAAGCCGCTCGATCCGTCTCATAACGCGCGATACCGCCGATTCGCATCGAGCGAAGGAGTGCTCCGGCAGACCGAGCGCATCCGCCAGACACGCGGGCGCAAAAAAATCTCAACCGCCAAAGGTGACTACTACGATCTCGACGAAGTCTTCGAAACGCTGAACCGCCGTTTCTTCCATGGCTTACTCGGCAGGCCTCTTCTCACTTGGAGCGAGCACAAGGCGCGCCGTCTCCTCGGCCACTATGACGCCGCCCACAACACCATCATGGTCAGCCGCGTCTTCGACCGCAAAAACACCCCACGTTACGCAATCGAGTACCTGATGTACCACGAGATGCTGCACCTCAGGCATCCCGTCAAAGTGCGCCGCGGACGCCGCTGCGTACACCCCCGCGAGTTCCAGGCAGACGAAAAACTCTTTCCAGAATTGGAACAGGCAAAAGCCTACCTGAAGATGCTCTAG
- a CDS encoding TPM domain-containing protein: protein MRSLAIRKFLTAAALILFAMAAGQATGRSEAVKDLPKPTNYVSDFANVLSPETKQQLNQLCGQVDHQAHAQIAIVTVKTLDGEEIQDYAVQLWDAWKIGQKDRGVLILLAVQEHKRWIATGYGLEAILPDARVGNIGRQMVPYLRSGDYDDAVSLAVDQISQIIARDAGVTLQSIQKRRPPQQQAIRLSLGQLIIFAVIIFLVILFLARAGGSGLLGFLLGMFLGGGGRGGWGGGGGSGGSDGGFGGFGGGSTGGGGAGGDW from the coding sequence ATGAGGTCTCTCGCTATCCGAAAATTCCTGACCGCTGCAGCTCTGATCTTGTTTGCGATGGCTGCGGGTCAAGCAACGGGACGCTCGGAGGCGGTGAAAGACCTTCCCAAGCCAACGAATTACGTCAGCGATTTTGCCAATGTTCTGTCCCCGGAGACAAAGCAGCAACTGAACCAGCTATGCGGACAGGTGGACCATCAGGCGCATGCGCAGATCGCCATTGTAACAGTCAAGACGCTCGATGGCGAGGAGATTCAGGATTACGCGGTTCAGCTTTGGGATGCGTGGAAGATTGGCCAGAAGGATCGAGGCGTCCTGATTTTGCTGGCAGTGCAGGAACACAAGCGATGGATTGCGACTGGTTATGGGCTTGAGGCGATTCTGCCGGATGCCAGGGTAGGGAATATTGGAAGGCAGATGGTGCCGTATCTGCGCTCAGGCGATTACGACGATGCTGTGTCGCTGGCTGTGGACCAGATCTCGCAGATCATTGCGCGCGATGCGGGAGTCACGCTGCAGTCGATTCAGAAACGTAGGCCGCCCCAGCAGCAGGCGATTCGACTAAGCCTTGGCCAGCTGATTATTTTCGCCGTCATTATTTTTCTCGTCATTCTGTTTCTGGCTCGTGCCGGCGGCTCAGGACTGCTGGGTTTTCTGCTGGGGATGTTTCTCGGCGGCGGCGGTCGCGGCGGCTGGGGTGGTGGTGGTGGCAGCGGCGGCAGTGATGGCGGGTTTGGCGGATTCGGCGGCGGAAGTACCGGTGGTGGCGGCGCCGGCGGAGATTGGTAG
- a CDS encoding LemA family protein: protein MRRGLWIAIAVVVVIFLAVLLVFGSYVSAKNQMVAKQEAVHAQWSQVDVVLQRRADLIPNLVNTVKGYAQHEETVFSDIANARSALLNAHDPQGKIAANGQLDSALGRLLALSENYPNLKADQNFLQLQDQLEGTENRIAVERRRYNQTVQDYNTFIRQFPNSIWAGMAGFQPDNAYFQASETSKQPPSVKF from the coding sequence ATGAGACGTGGGTTGTGGATCGCAATTGCGGTTGTGGTCGTGATCTTTTTGGCAGTGCTGCTGGTTTTTGGCAGCTACGTGAGTGCGAAGAATCAGATGGTGGCGAAGCAGGAGGCCGTCCATGCGCAGTGGTCGCAGGTGGATGTGGTGCTGCAACGGCGCGCGGACCTGATTCCGAATCTGGTGAACACGGTAAAGGGCTATGCGCAGCATGAAGAGACCGTGTTTTCGGACATTGCAAATGCACGCTCCGCGTTGCTCAATGCGCACGATCCTCAGGGAAAGATTGCGGCAAATGGCCAGTTGGACTCAGCTCTCGGACGATTGCTTGCGCTTTCAGAAAACTATCCCAATCTGAAGGCAGATCAGAACTTTTTGCAGTTGCAGGACCAGCTAGAGGGTACGGAAAACCGCATCGCGGTGGAGCGTCGCCGCTATAACCAGACGGTGCAGGACTACAACACTTTCATCCGGCAGTTTCCAAACAGCATCTGGGCAGGCATGGCTGGATTTCAGCCTGATAATGCGTACTTCCAGGCAAGCGAGACGTCGAAGCAACCTCCCAGCGTTAAGTTCTAG
- a CDS encoding alpha/beta hydrolase encodes MKPLLYALCVVFASANLGAQTSVWQPSAGHTQLPIWPGAPPDPQPVKGPEVAEVDPTFLVAGRPAMGVSNVTQPTMTVYSPTGKNTGAAVVVFPGGGYQVLAIDLEGSEVCDWLTPKGITCVLLKYRVTDVGPYPKSGPYPESPMALEDAQRTVGLVRFHAANWHIDPHKIGVLGFSAGGHLSAAMSTHFEKRLYSAVDAADKESCRPDFAVVLYPGHLSLSAAQWDAKQGTKKFALPQPEHRSVADSTFALNPEIHITSQTPPTFLLQAEDDHVDNVNDSLSYYAALKQAGVPVEMHLYAHGGHAFGLRRTQFPITGWPSLVETWLSTIGMVSE; translated from the coding sequence ATGAAGCCGCTGCTCTATGCTCTTTGTGTTGTCTTTGCATCCGCCAATCTTGGTGCGCAAACATCTGTCTGGCAGCCGTCGGCCGGGCACACTCAGCTTCCGATATGGCCGGGCGCGCCACCTGATCCGCAGCCGGTCAAGGGGCCAGAGGTCGCAGAAGTCGATCCAACATTCCTCGTTGCCGGAAGGCCAGCCATGGGCGTGAGCAATGTGACGCAGCCGACGATGACGGTGTATTCGCCGACAGGAAAGAACACCGGCGCAGCAGTCGTCGTATTTCCCGGTGGGGGATATCAGGTTCTGGCCATCGACCTCGAAGGATCGGAGGTTTGTGATTGGCTGACCCCCAAAGGAATCACGTGCGTGCTGCTGAAATACCGCGTGACCGATGTGGGTCCCTATCCGAAATCAGGGCCGTATCCGGAATCACCGATGGCGCTCGAAGACGCGCAGCGAACAGTAGGTCTCGTGCGCTTTCACGCCGCGAACTGGCATATCGATCCGCACAAGATCGGCGTGCTGGGATTTTCAGCGGGCGGCCACTTGTCGGCGGCAATGAGCACGCATTTCGAAAAGCGGCTGTATTCGGCGGTGGATGCGGCCGACAAAGAAAGCTGCCGCCCGGATTTTGCGGTCGTTCTTTATCCGGGACATCTGTCCCTCTCCGCTGCGCAGTGGGACGCGAAGCAGGGCACGAAAAAGTTCGCACTTCCTCAGCCGGAACATCGGTCGGTTGCCGATAGCACCTTTGCGTTGAATCCTGAGATTCATATCACCAGCCAGACGCCCCCCACGTTTCTGCTCCAGGCAGAAGATGATCACGTGGACAACGTAAACGACTCGCTGTCTTACTACGCTGCGCTGAAGCAGGCTGGGGTTCCCGTGGAGATGCATCTGTATGCGCATGGCGGGCATGCGTTTGGCCTACGGCGCACGCAATTTCCGATTACCGGCTGGCCCAGTCTGGTGGAGACGTGGCTAAGCACGATCGGTATGGTTTCCGAATAG